The following are from one region of the Juglans regia cultivar Chandler chromosome 10, Walnut 2.0, whole genome shotgun sequence genome:
- the LOC109010113 gene encoding inositol oxygenase 4-like, with the protein MLAVLEPKAVSNKEDSQKEMVAENGFFAPEINSFGNSFRDYNAESTRQSTVEEFYRLQHINQTYDFVKRKREEYTKLNRMEMGIWECCELLNEVVDDSDPDLDEPQIMHLLQTAEAIRKDYPDEDWLHLTALIHDLGKVLLLPQFGGLPQWAVVGDTFPLGCAFDDSIVHNKYFKENPDYNNPAYNTKYGIYSQGCGLDNVMISWGHDDYMYLVAKQNGTTLPPAALFIIRFHSFYPLHTAGAYNHLLNVEDAKSLNWLHVFNKYDLYSKSKDKIDIEKVKPYYMSLIEKYFPAKLKW; encoded by the exons ATGCTTG CAGTACTGGAGCCCAAAGCTGTGTCAAACAAAGAAGATTCCCAGAAAGAAATGGTAGCAGAGAATGGATTCTTCGCACCAGAAATCAATTCATTCGGAAACTCATTCAG GGACTATAATGCAGAAAGCACAAGGCAAAGCACGGTCGAGGAATTCTACAGGCTGCAGCACATTAACCAAACATATGATTTT gtgaagaggaagagagaagagtATACTAAGCTGAATAGAATGGAAATGGGGATATGGGAATGTTGTGAGCTCCTCAACGAGGTGGTGGATGACAGTGATCCTGACTTGGATGAACCACAAATTATGCACTTGTTACAAACGGCCGAAGCAATTAGAAAAGATTATCCGGATGAAGATTGGCTGCATCTCACTGCCTTAATTCATg ACCTTGGAAAAGTTCTTCTCCTTCCTCAATTTGGAGGGCTTCCTCAATGGGCTGTTGTGG GGGATACATTCCCTCTTGGATGTGCTTTTGACGATTCAATTGTCCACAACaag TATTTCAAGGAAAACCCAGATTACAACAATCCAGCTTACAATACCAAATACGGAATTTACTCTCAAGGGTGTGGACTGGACAATGTAATGATATCATGGGGGCATGATGACTACATGTACTtg gtggCTAAACAGAATGGGACAACTCTACCTCCAGCCGCATTGTTCATTATTCGATTCCACTCATTTTACC CTTTACATACGGCGGGAGCGTATAATCACCTACTCAACGTTGAGGATGCCAAGAGTCTAAACTGGCTTCATGTATTCAA CAAATATGACCTCTACAGTAAGAGCAAAGATAAGATTGATATTGAGAAAGTAAAGCCATATTACATGTCCCTCATTGAAAAG TATTTCCCGGCAAAACTCAAGTGGTGA